In Carassius carassius chromosome 5, fCarCar2.1, whole genome shotgun sequence, one genomic interval encodes:
- the LOC132140578 gene encoding cytosolic phospholipase A2 gamma-like, producing MSASKPQESGEVRLGHSLNKKEEEFVAKRKNTVLQCLQRFNIHCSQDKVPNIALLGSGGGQRAMVALLECLVQLDKAGLLDCILYLSGVSGATWCMASLYKEPNWSTKLETVKDNIIKRLGGPGVSWDDKSAKLKKYYTKDFFSLTDLWAVLFVTSYVKEIDEQTLTDQRDQHNEDPYPIYAVIDKQCKRREEGDPWFEISPHEAGYSLTGAFVDTCDFGSQFDNGLKKKHQDEMDMLYLQAMCSSALADGEATWKWIKAISVPEIKSVFDKMDHGKDHTGENTSKTTQESVGEDECYQELLNPVNADPSAIVQSSKTKLTDFFGGQKQFGQTADKHKKIARCITQRIWGKNYNFLHNMTDESVPAALLQKETRDLIDAGLLINSPYLSMLRKERNIDLFIALDFSDGDPFTTVREAAKTCKKLNIPFPEVNIPSDEGKKPKDFYVFKGQNVPTVIHMPLFNVVNCGDKPGDWRKKYGILKGPYSPEMITEVMGVAGTNISNNIEKLLEQILAVAEAK from the exons ATGAGTGCATCCAAACCTCAGGAAAG TGGTGAGGTGAGATTAGGACACTCACTGAATAAGAAGGAGGAAGAGTTTGTAGCCAAAAGGAAAAACACAGTTCTGCAATGCCTGCAGAGGTTTAATATACACTGCAGTCAG gataaAGTGCCAAACATTGCATTACTGGGTTCTGGAGGAGGACAAAGAGCCATGGTGGCTTTGCTGGAATGCCTGGTTCAGCTTGATAAAGCAGGTCTTCTGGACTGCATCCTTTATCTGAGTGGCGTCTCTGGAGCCACCTG GTGCATGGCCTCCTTATACAAAGAACCAAACTGGTCCACCAAACTAGAGACCGTGAAAGACAATATCATCAAGAGACTTGGTGGACCAGGAGTCAGCTGGGACGACAAATCAGCCAAATTGAAGAAATATTACACAAAAGACTTCTTCAGCTTGACTGACCTCTGGGCAGTGCTGTTTGTCACATCATATGTGAAAGAG ATCGATGAACAAACACTCACAGATCAGCGGGACCAGCACAATGAAGACCCGTATCCCATTTACGCAGTGATCGACAAGCAATGCAAAAGGCGTGAAGAAGGAG ACCCCTGGTTTGAGATCAGTCCACATGAAGCAGGTTATTCCCTCACTGGAGCCTTTGTGGACACCTGTGACTTTGGCAGCCAGTTTGACAACGGCTTAAAGAAAAAACACCAGGATGAAATGGACATGCTGTACCTGCAAG CTATGTGCAGCAGTGCTTTAGCTGATGGAGAAGCGACCTGGAAATGGATAAAGG ctATTTCAGTGCCTGAAATAAAATCAGTATTCGACAAAATGGACCACG GAAAGGATCACACTGGAGAAAACACCTCGAAAACCACTCAGGAGTCTGTCGGTGAAG ACGAATGTTACCAGGAGCTCTTGAACCCTGTGAACGCTGACCCTTCTGCCATTGTGCAGTCCTCCAAAACAAAGCTGACCG ACTTTTTTGGAGGCCAAAAGCAGTTTGGTCAAACTGCTGATAAGCACAAAAAAATTGCCAG ATGCATTACTCAGAGGATCTGGGGCAAGAATTATAACTTCCTCCACAACATGACAG ATGAATCAGTGCCAGCTGCTCTTTTGCAAAAAGAGACGAGAGATCTTATAGACGCCGGACTGTTGATCAACTCACCCTACTTGTCAATGCTGAGAAAAGAACGAAACATTGATCTCTTCATTGCTCTGGATTTCAGCGATGGAGATCCTTTCACG ACAGTGAGAGAAGCTGCTAAAACATGCAAGAAACTAAACATCCCTTTCCCTGAAGTCAACATTCCCAGTGATGAAGGAAAGAAACCAAAGGACTTCTATGTGTTCAAAGGCCAAAACGTTCCAACCGTGATTCACATGCCTCTGTTTAATGTGGTCAACTGTGGAG ATAAGCCTGGTGATTGGAGAAAGAAATATGGCATCTTAAAAGGTCCTTACAGCCCTGAGATGATCACTGAAGTTATGGGGGTCGCTGGAACAAACATTTCAAACAACATAGAGAAACTGCTGGAGCAGATTCTTGCAGTCGCTGAGGCTAAATGA